From Actinomyces procaprae:
GGAGGCGGACTCGGCGCCGGCCCCCTTGGTCGTGATCAGCTCCAGCTTGTAGGGCTGGTCGGCCAGTTCCGCGCGCCCCTCGGCCTCGGTGATGTCGCGCCGCCGGAAGGCCTGATTCTCCTTGACGATGCGCTTCATGCGCTTCTCGATCTCACGCAGCAGCTCGGGGGTGACGGAGTCGATGCCGCCGAAGTCGTAGTAGAAGCCGTCGGTGATGAAGGGGCCGATGCCGAGGTTGACATCGGGGAAGAGCTCCTGGACGGCCTGCGCCATCACGTGCGTGGCGGAGTGCCGCAGGATGTTCAGCCCGTCCTCGCTGCCGAGGGTGATGGGTTCGACGACGGCTTCCGCCGGAATGACGCGGTCCAGGTCCCACGGCTCGCCGTCGACCCTCATGGCGACCGCTTCACGGTCCGCCGCGAACAGCGTCGCCCCCGTTGTGCCCGCATCGATTGTGCGCTCGGCGCCGTCGACAGTAATGGTGAGTGTGGGCTGGGGTGACACGGATGCTCCTTTTGATCAGCTGATCAGCTCGGCGCGAGCTGTACTGGTGCTCGCGCGTACGCACGGGATCATACCGAGTGCCGCCCGCAACTCAGCGGCCGAGCCGACGGCGCGCTGCGTGACGCGCGCGACGCGCCTTGACCAGGGCACGGTACAGCACCGGGCGCACGGGCACGTCCCATGCGCCGTCAACCTCGGTGGGGTGCTGGGCGAAGCGCCGCTTGTAGCGTCCAACGCTGTACAGCTCCGGCACCCGCGTGGACTCGGCCCCCATCAGGTCCAGTCCCCACATGCCCTCCGCGGCGAGTCGGCAGGCCACGGCCCAGTCCAGCGCCTCGGCGCCGCGGAAGCCACGCGACTCATTGGAGGAGGCTCCGTAGTAGGCGGCCGCATCCTTGCCGGAGACGGTCACCAGGTCCCAGCAGTGCGGCACGCCGTCACGCCGCAGCACGAACAGCCGGGCGTGCTCCGGCCCCAGGCTGGTGAGCATGTCCCAGTAGACCTGGGAGGGGTGGGGCCGGAAGCCGTCTCGCTGTGCGGTGGCCACCAGCACCTGGTAGACCTTCTCGAATTCCTCTCGGTCGAGTCCGGTCTCCTCGCTGATCGTGCATCCGGCCTCGCGGGCCACCCGCTCGGCCCGGCGCACACCGCGGCGCCCGTCCTTGGGCATCGCGGCCCGGATGGCCTCGGGCGTGCCCGGACGCAGGTCGATCACATAGGTGCGGTCGTAGGTGATGGAGCTGAGCAGCGGCAGCGTGTCGCGGGCCTGAAAGCGGGCGTGCATGCGGATGAAGGCGATGCGCCGGTCACGCCGACGCGCCTCGGCCACGAGCAGGCGCCGCAGCTCCGCCTCGCGCGCCGGGGTCTGCTCGCTGAGCCACACCGGCCCGTGCTTGGCCCACAGGAACGACCACTTGGCCACGGTGTAGCGGTAAAGCGCGATCACCGCCACGGTCTTGGAGTCCGCCTCATAGGCGTACCGGCCGAACAGCGCTCGGCCCTGACTGCGCTCGAAGGCCTCCCAGGGCCCGGTCTGCTCCAGGGGCGCCGGCGTGCCCCCGATGGCGAGGCGCATCCCGCGGGCGTCGAGGGGAACGAGGCGGCCGAGGACAGACTGTTGCGCTGT
This genomic window contains:
- a CDS encoding lipid II:glycine glycyltransferase FemX, yielding MSTAQQSVLGRLVPLDARGMRLAIGGTPAPLEQTGPWEAFERSQGRALFGRYAYEADSKTVAVIALYRYTVAKWSFLWAKHGPVWLSEQTPAREAELRRLLVAEARRRDRRIAFIRMHARFQARDTLPLLSSITYDRTYVIDLRPGTPEAIRAAMPKDGRRGVRRAERVAREAGCTISEETGLDREEFEKVYQVLVATAQRDGFRPHPSQVYWDMLTSLGPEHARLFVLRRDGVPHCWDLVTVSGKDAAAYYGASSNESRGFRGAEALDWAVACRLAAEGMWGLDLMGAESTRVPELYSVGRYKRRFAQHPTEVDGAWDVPVRPVLYRALVKARRARHAARRRLGR